One window of Trichoderma breve strain T069 chromosome 3, whole genome shotgun sequence genomic DNA carries:
- a CDS encoding GGL domain-containing protein, whose protein sequence is MPQYTSRDVGDPTQIKKTKQSMADLKLRRLTELNNRLREDLDRERIPVSTASKSIIAYCNGTRDYMVPSVWGTVPKGEDPYAPQQSGGCCVVM, encoded by the exons ATGCCTCAGTACACCTCCCGTGATGTCGGCGACCCGACCCAGATTAAGAAGACGAAGCAGTCAATGGCAGACCTCAAGCTTAGGCGCTTAACGGAGCTCAACAACAGACTACGCGAGGATTTGGACCGGGAACGCATTCCCGTCAGCACCGCTTCCAAGAG catcatTGCGTACTGCAATGGTACGAGAGACTACATGGTTCCTTCAGTATGGGGAACCGTACCAAAGGGCGAGGATCCCTACGCACCCCAGCAATCCGGCGGCTGCTGTGTCGTCATGTAA